The following proteins are co-located in the [Pasteurella] mairii genome:
- the rlmM gene encoding putative ribosomal RNA large subunit methyltransferase M, RmmM subfamily: protein MNKLALYCRAGFEKEVAAEINEKATALGIFGFARVVEQSGYVIFECYQVGEADRLAREIPFHQWIFVRQLVVVSDLLHDLTPEDRISPIVQQYQSLAHQIDLSLSDELLVETADTNEDKALLAFCRKFTVPLRQALKKQGWLNASAGKKCGLTLHIFFINATNCYVGYSYNRNHSAHFMGIPRLKFPTDAPSRSTLKLEEAILTFIPKEEESARLNDTMYAVDLGACPGGWTYQLVKRGLFVYAVDHGKMADSLHETGRIEHCPEDGFKFQPPKKQKIDWLVCDMVEQPSRVAALISKWFINGWCRESIFNLKLPMKKRYVEVQQCLQRIEDDLLQQELPCFIRAKHLYHDREEVTVYIRLKNKG, encoded by the coding sequence ATGAATAAATTAGCATTATATTGCCGCGCCGGTTTTGAAAAAGAAGTGGCGGCAGAAATAAATGAAAAAGCGACCGCACTTGGGATCTTTGGGTTCGCTCGCGTAGTAGAACAATCAGGTTATGTGATATTTGAATGCTATCAAGTGGGTGAGGCTGATCGACTGGCGCGTGAAATTCCTTTTCATCAATGGATTTTTGTGCGCCAACTGGTTGTCGTTTCCGATTTATTACACGATCTAACACCAGAAGATCGCATTTCGCCGATTGTGCAACAATATCAATCACTTGCACATCAGATCGATTTAAGTTTAAGTGACGAATTACTCGTTGAGACCGCCGATACGAATGAAGATAAAGCCTTATTGGCCTTTTGTCGCAAATTTACCGTTCCGTTGCGCCAAGCCTTGAAAAAACAAGGTTGGTTAAATGCTTCTGCGGGGAAAAAGTGCGGTCTAACTTTGCACATTTTTTTCATTAATGCGACCAATTGCTATGTCGGATATTCCTATAATCGCAACCATTCAGCCCATTTTATGGGCATCCCTCGTTTAAAATTTCCAACAGATGCCCCAAGTCGTTCCACCTTAAAATTAGAAGAAGCTATTTTAACCTTTATTCCGAAAGAGGAAGAATCGGCAAGATTGAACGATACCATGTATGCGGTTGATCTGGGCGCCTGTCCGGGTGGCTGGACTTATCAATTGGTGAAACGTGGTTTGTTTGTGTATGCCGTCGATCATGGGAAAATGGCAGATAGTCTGCATGAAACCGGAAGAATTGAACATTGCCCTGAAGATGGGTTTAAATTCCAACCGCCTAAAAAACAAAAAATAGATTGGTTAGTATGTGATATGGTAGAACAACCAAGCCGCGTCGCCGCGTTAATTAGCAAATGGTTTATCAACGGTTGGTGTCGCGAAAGTATTTTTAATCTTAAATTGCCGATGAAAAAGCGTTATGTAGAAGTACAACAATGTTTACAACGTATTGAAGACGACTTATTGCAACAGGAGCTCCCCTGTTTTATCCGCGCCAAACATTTATATCATGACCGCGAAGAAGTCACGGTTTATATTCGCTTGAAAAATAAAGGATAA
- the gcvA_3 gene encoding glycine cleavage system transcriptional activator produces the protein MYKRLPPLNSLKAFECSARHLSFTKAAEELFVTQAAVSHQIKLLEDFIGTELFKRKNRALELTEIGQTYFIDVAKILRKLAEATDKIVAQKNDKHLTISVPQTFGMQWLVPHLSEFNRRYPDIEVRLKGVDQDEGALSKDVDIAIYYGRGHWDNLYVEKLAEEKLLILASPKLLENSPVENAEDLKKHTLIHIHTRDNWQNMMNHLQLEGMNIQHGPLFSHTFMALQAAVHGQGIVLANKILAQQEIDNGNLRVVLPSNLSDPKSFYVVNHLDQTTNERIVAFRDWITKSITQDKIDE, from the coding sequence ATGTATAAACGTTTGCCTCCCTTAAATTCACTGAAAGCCTTCGAATGTTCCGCAAGGCATTTAAGCTTCACAAAAGCGGCGGAAGAATTGTTTGTTACGCAAGCCGCCGTGAGCCATCAAATAAAATTATTAGAAGATTTTATAGGCACGGAGCTGTTTAAACGAAAAAATCGAGCCTTAGAATTAACCGAAATCGGGCAAACCTATTTTATTGATGTCGCCAAAATTTTACGCAAACTCGCCGAAGCGACGGATAAAATCGTGGCACAAAAAAATGACAAACATTTAACTATTAGCGTGCCACAAACCTTTGGAATGCAATGGTTAGTACCGCATTTAAGCGAATTTAACCGTCGTTACCCCGATATTGAAGTGCGCTTAAAAGGCGTGGATCAAGATGAAGGGGCGTTAAGTAAAGATGTTGATATTGCGATTTATTACGGACGAGGACATTGGGATAATTTATATGTAGAAAAATTGGCGGAAGAAAAATTGCTTATTTTAGCCTCGCCAAAATTACTCGAAAACTCGCCGGTAGAAAATGCAGAAGATTTGAAAAAACATACACTTATTCATATTCATACGCGCGATAACTGGCAAAATATGATGAATCATTTGCAATTGGAGGGCATGAATATTCAACATGGTCCGCTCTTTAGTCACACCTTTATGGCACTACAAGCGGCGGTGCATGGACAAGGCATCGTATTGGCGAATAAAATATTAGCGCAGCAAGAGATTGATAATGGCAATTTGCGCGTCGTTTTGCCGAGCAATTTGTCCGATCCGAAATCCTTTTATGTGGTCAATCATCTTGATCAAACGACTAACGAACGTATTGTGGCGTTCAGAGATTGGATCACAAAATCCATTACACAGGATAAAATTGATGAATAA
- the ilvE gene encoding branched-chain-amino-acid aminotransferase, with product MSKDIDWKNLGFSYIKTDYRYIAYWKDGKWSKGELTQDNILHISEGSTALHYGQQCFEGLKAYRCKDGSINLFRPDQNAQRMQASCRRLLMPEIPTEMFVDACKQVVKANEEWLAPYGTGATLYLRPFLIGVGDNVGVSPAPEYIFSIFCCPVGAYFKGGVKPTNFVVSEYDRAAPHGTGAAKVGGNYAASLYPGKQAKAYNFSDCIYLDPTTHTKIEEVGSANFFGITKDNKFVTPLSPSILPSITKYSLLYLAKERLGMEAIEGDVYINELDQFKEAGACGTAAVITPIGGIQYGDDFHVFYSETEVGEITQKLYNELVGIQFGDIEAPEGWIVKVE from the coding sequence ATGAGTAAAGATATTGATTGGAAAAATTTAGGTTTCAGTTATATCAAAACCGATTATCGCTATATTGCATACTGGAAAGACGGAAAATGGTCAAAAGGCGAGTTAACGCAAGATAATATTTTACATATTAGTGAAGGATCTACCGCACTTCATTACGGGCAACAATGTTTCGAAGGATTAAAAGCCTATCGTTGTAAAGACGGTTCAATTAATTTATTCCGACCGGATCAAAATGCACAACGTATGCAAGCCAGTTGTCGTCGTTTATTGATGCCTGAAATTCCGACCGAAATGTTTGTTGACGCTTGTAAACAAGTGGTCAAAGCGAATGAAGAATGGCTTGCGCCTTATGGTACCGGCGCGACCTTATATTTGCGTCCGTTTTTAATTGGCGTTGGCGATAATGTTGGCGTAAGCCCAGCGCCGGAATATATTTTCTCTATTTTCTGCTGTCCAGTTGGGGCGTATTTCAAAGGTGGCGTTAAACCGACAAACTTTGTGGTATCCGAATACGATCGCGCTGCGCCTCACGGAACCGGCGCGGCGAAAGTGGGCGGAAATTATGCTGCCAGCTTATATCCGGGTAAACAAGCAAAAGCTTATAACTTCAGCGATTGTATTTATCTTGATCCGACAACGCATACCAAAATTGAAGAAGTCGGATCGGCAAACTTTTTCGGTATTACCAAAGATAATAAATTTGTAACGCCATTATCGCCATCAATTTTACCAAGTATCACTAAGTATTCTCTGCTTTATCTTGCAAAAGAACGTTTAGGCATGGAAGCCATCGAGGGTGATGTGTATATTAATGAACTTGATCAATTTAAAGAAGCTGGCGCTTGCGGAACCGCCGCGGTGATCACACCAATCGGCGGTATTCAATATGGCGACGATTTCCATGTTTTTTATTCCGAAACAGAAGTCGGGGAAATCACACAAAAACTCTACAACGAATTAGTCGGTATCCAATTCGGTGATATTGAAGCGCCGGAAGGTTGGATTGTTAAAGTGGAGTAA
- the losA gene encoding protein LosA, with the protein MENLTVFIINLKTSVDRRNYMITLCQENQIDPIFIDAVYGKDLSEEYVVSVYDDAAAQQKIQRSLKRGEIGCALSHKAIYEYMLAHNIEQALVLEDDVAFEKNFEEAIALIDKFPSHWDLVLLGHYADYIGTQEVQSPTSFWDQHKLNDTFKLCRLSDYGYGTHAYLINKKGATKLLKAISPMSMPIDLYTGSGEFSNVYAMIPTPIKVVIPFESTVRNTEERVIENVRFYYLKKLIGPVGRKALKKAYLFFKALLPVKKYDN; encoded by the coding sequence ATGGAAAATTTAACTGTTTTTATTATTAATTTAAAAACTTCTGTTGATAGACGTAATTATATGATTACGTTGTGTCAAGAAAATCAAATTGATCCGATATTTATTGATGCGGTTTATGGTAAAGATTTATCGGAAGAATATGTAGTTTCTGTTTATGATGATGCCGCAGCGCAGCAAAAAATTCAGCGTAGCCTAAAAAGAGGTGAAATTGGTTGTGCATTAAGCCATAAAGCAATTTATGAATATATGTTGGCACATAATATCGAGCAAGCATTGGTATTAGAAGATGACGTAGCATTTGAAAAAAATTTCGAAGAAGCCATTGCATTAATTGATAAATTCCCTTCTCATTGGGATTTGGTTTTATTAGGACATTACGCGGATTATATCGGCACACAAGAAGTACAATCGCCAACCAGCTTTTGGGATCAACATAAATTAAACGACACCTTTAAATTATGTCGTTTATCAGATTATGGCTATGGTACACACGCTTATTTAATTAATAAAAAAGGCGCAACAAAATTATTAAAGGCAATTTCGCCGATGAGTATGCCGATTGATTTATATACGGGAAGCGGTGAGTTTTCTAATGTCTATGCCATGATTCCAACGCCAATTAAAGTAGTGATCCCTTTTGAATCGACCGTCCGTAATACGGAAGAACGGGTAATTGAAAATGTGCGTTTTTATTATTTGAAAAAATTAATCGGACCTGTTGGTAGAAAAGCATTAAAAAAAGCTTATTT
- the pgsA gene encoding CDP-diacylglycerol--glycerol-3-phosphate 3-phosphatidyltransferase, translating into MKLNIPTILTLFRVILIPFFVIAFYLPFTWAPLLTTAIFFVASVTDWLDGYLARKWNQSTPFGAFLDPVADKIMVVAALVLIVEYQHSFWVTLPAIVMISREIIISALREWMAEIGERSKVAVSWLGKVKTTSQMLALGGLLWRYNVLMEIAAIVLLYISAILTVWSMLQYLRAAKDTLLKG; encoded by the coding sequence ATGAAACTAAATATCCCAACGATTCTAACACTTTTTCGAGTTATATTAATTCCCTTCTTCGTTATCGCATTTTACTTGCCCTTTACTTGGGCGCCACTATTGACCACGGCAATCTTTTTTGTTGCGTCGGTCACGGATTGGCTTGATGGTTATCTGGCGCGAAAATGGAATCAAAGTACGCCATTTGGCGCATTTTTGGATCCGGTTGCTGATAAAATTATGGTGGTGGCGGCTTTGGTACTTATCGTCGAATATCAACATTCATTTTGGGTGACATTACCTGCGATCGTCATGATTTCTCGCGAAATTATTATTTCCGCCTTGCGCGAATGGATGGCAGAAATTGGAGAACGTAGCAAAGTGGCGGTATCTTGGCTGGGAAAAGTGAAAACCACCTCGCAAATGTTAGCGTTAGGCGGTTTATTATGGCGTTATAATGTATTAATGGAAATTGCTGCGATTGTGTTACTTTATATTTCGGCAATTCTCACGGTATGGTCAATGCTGCAATATCTTCGTGCGGCAAAAGATACGCTATTAAAGGGGTAA
- a CDS encoding IS200 transposase translates to MASKSNDDSSLSHTRWNSKYHIVFIPKYRRKAIYGKLRVDIGGILRQLCDYKNVEIIEAHAMKEHIHMLLKIPPKLAVSSFMGYLKGKSSLMIFERHGNLKYKYGNRHFWAKGYYVSTVGLNTKVVEEYIRNQEKEDMIQDNLSKKEYVDPFKG, encoded by the coding sequence ATGGCAAGTAAATCCAATGACGATTCAAGTCTATCACACACGAGATGGAACAGTAAGTATCATATTGTGTTTATTCCGAAATATCGAAGAAAGGCAATTTATGGGAAATTGCGAGTTGATATAGGAGGGATATTAAGGCAATTATGTGACTACAAAAATGTAGAAATCATAGAAGCTCATGCAATGAAAGAGCATATTCATATGCTATTAAAGATACCGCCGAAATTGGCAGTGTCGAGTTTTATGGGATATCTTAAAGGTAAATCTTCATTGATGATATTTGAACGACATGGGAATTTAAAATACAAATACGGAAATAGGCACTTTTGGGCGAAAGGCTACTATGTGAGTACGGTAGGCTTAAACACAAAAGTAGTGGAAGAATACATCAGGAATCAAGAAAAAGAAGATATGATTCAGGATAATTTATCGAAGAAAGAATATGTAGACCCCTTTAAGGGGTAA
- the yxaB gene encoding General stress protein 30, protein MNNKLTLLKSQLSQICELIEDKNDVMYFDYPLHTNVGDLLIYLGTEQFFKDYNINVRLRRCIPTFDINEIKQLITPKTTLLCHGGGNFGDLYPDQQKLREDLVIHFPQNRIIVLPQTAFFSKSENLKISSDIFQAHPQCYLFARDDMTKGIMSAFSNHVFLSPDMAHQLYGSLPIKAQDPNKNNTLYFLRKDIEASDIERNIQATLSTQDIVRDWEDVINFQDRVVLKLSNVLSAIGQKYQAKWIKDAVNTIWFNHSNRIVNRMIKLFSSYDKVVTSRLHGHIFSCLLELPNEVCNNSYGKNFGYYEKWTYDVDFAKKYQLENKESV, encoded by the coding sequence ATGAATAACAAATTAACCTTATTAAAATCACAATTAAGTCAAATTTGTGAATTAATCGAAGATAAAAATGATGTTATGTATTTTGATTATCCGCTACATACTAATGTAGGGGATTTATTAATTTATTTAGGAACTGAACAATTTTTCAAAGATTATAATATTAATGTGCGTTTAAGAAGATGTATTCCCACCTTTGATATTAATGAAATCAAACAATTAATTACCCCTAAAACTACATTATTATGCCATGGTGGCGGCAATTTTGGTGATCTCTATCCGGATCAACAAAAATTACGAGAGGATTTAGTAATTCATTTTCCACAAAACCGAATTATCGTGCTACCGCAAACTGCCTTTTTTTCAAAATCAGAAAATTTAAAAATCTCTTCCGATATTTTTCAAGCTCATCCTCAATGTTATTTATTTGCACGTGATGATATGACGAAAGGCATTATGTCTGCCTTTTCAAATCATGTATTTTTATCGCCGGATATGGCACATCAATTATACGGTTCATTACCAATAAAAGCGCAAGATCCAAATAAAAATAATACCTTATATTTTTTACGCAAAGATATTGAAGCCAGTGATATTGAACGAAATATTCAAGCTACATTAAGCACACAAGATATCGTCCGCGATTGGGAAGATGTGATTAATTTCCAAGATAGAGTGGTACTGAAATTAAGTAATGTGCTATCGGCAATCGGTCAAAAATATCAAGCAAAATGGATAAAAGATGCGGTTAATACAATTTGGTTTAATCATTCGAATCGCATTGTCAACAGAATGATCAAGCTATTTTCTTCTTATGATAAAGTAGTAACCAGCCGTTTACATGGACATATTTTTTCCTGCTTATTAGAATTACCGAATGAAGTGTGTAATAATTCATATGGCAAAAATTTCGGCTATTATGAAAAATGGACTTATGATGTGGATTTTGCTAAAAAATACCAACTTGAAAATAAAGAATCCGTTTAA